The genomic DNA GAGCCGATTGTGCTTGGGCGGCACCACTGGCACATAGCCTAACTCCAAGGCCAGGTGCCGCGTCGCATTGCCTTCATACGCCCGATCCATCAATAGGGGGATCGGGCGCGGCATTCTCCCGACGCGTTGTAACAGCTTTCGTCCCTCCGGTGCATCGTGGGCCTGGCCCGGGGACAGGGCAAAGGTTATGGCCGTTCGAGCATCCGCGGCAACCAGATGAATCTTGGTCGTCCATCCGCCACGGGACCGGCCAATGGCTTGCGGGCCGTTTTTTTTAATGCCCCCGTCCCATCCGGATGGACCTTGACGATGGTACTGTCTAAAGCCACGGCTTCGATCTTCACGCGGATGATCTGAGTATGTTGCAACTGTGCAAAGACGCGATCCAGCACCCCGCTCTTCGACCACCGATTCATGCGAGTATAAATGGTGTGCCAGTTGCCGAACCGCTTGGGCAGCGCGCGCCATTTGCACCCCTGCTCGGCGACGTACAAGATGGCGTTCAGAACGTGTCGATTGTCGAGCGTCACGTTGCCGCGTGGCGTCGGCAAACACGGCGCGATGTGGCGATACTGGGCGTCGGTGATTTCCATGTGCGCAGTATCGCATAAACAGGGTCATTAGTGTTAACAGGCCCTAGTCTACGGAAGAAAAACGGCGGTGTTCGACTAGCGGCGGTCGAATAGGGAGCAGGTCATCCGACTCTGCTCCCATTTTTCTCCTTGCAAGGGTTACACTTTCGCCGATAGGAACAGCGAATTGCCACGCCGAGTGACAAGAATCAATACATTGCCGCCCTTTTTCACATCCGAGGAGACCTTCTCAAAATCCTTCACGGACTTGATCGGTTGCCGGTTGATCTCTCGAATGACATCGCCCGGCATGAGTCCGGCCTTCTCAGCTCCGCTGTCCGGAGCAACCCTTGTCACCACTACCCCTCGTTTGCCATTGAGACCGAGTTCTTTGGCGGTCTCCTGATCCAAATCCTTGATGGCGAAACCGGACAAGGCAACGTCCGCTTCAGCCTTTTCCATCTTGGCGACTTTGGTTTCATCCGGCTGCTCGCCAATCCTGACCGTCATCTCACGTTCCTGACCGTCGCGAATCACTTTCAGCAACACTTTAGTGCCGACCGAGGTCTTAGTCACCAGCCGCTGCAAGGCGACCCCATCTTCCACCGGGATGCCGTCATACTGGATGATCACGTCTCCCTGCTTCAGTCCGGCTTGCTCAGCCGGGCTGTCTTCTTTGACGTCGCTGATGAGAGCGCCCTTCGAATCCTTGATGTTGAAGGACTTCGCCAGATCCTGATTCAGGTCCTGAATGCCGATGCCGAGAAAGCCACGGACAACCTTGCCGCTCTTGACGAGACTCTCATAGATGGGCTTGGCCATCGTCGTGGATACAGCAAAACCAACGCCTTGATATCCGCCGGTCTGAGAGAAGATCGCGGTGTTGATACCGACGAGCTCTCCTTTGGTATTCACCAGTGCGCCGCCTGAGTTGCCCGGGTTAATGGCGGCATCTGTTTGAATGAAATCCTCATATTGTGTGATTCCCATATGGCCCCGCCCAACCGCACTCACAATTCCGAGGGTCACCGTGGAATTCAATCCGAACGGATTGCCGACGGCCAACACATACTCACCGACTTGCAGTTTTGATGCATCACCCCACAATACGGCAGGAAGATCCTGTGCGTCGATCTTTACAACTGCGAGATCGCTTTTCGGGTCTGCCCCGACAATCTTCCCTTTAAATTCACGCTTGTCCGGAAGCGTGACATTGACCTCACGTGCCTTGGCAATCACATGATTGTTGGTCAAGATATAGCCATCCGAAGAAATGATGACGCCCGACCCTTGTCCTCTCCGAGGCCCTCGATGTTCAAAAGGGTCGGATGGTCCTCGCCCCTGAGGCCCAAAAGGTTTTCGGAAAAATTCTTCCATTCGGTCTCGTAACTCGTCCGGAACAGAGAATCCGTCCGAAACCTTCTCCGTCATGACCGTCGTGATGTTGACGACCGCTGGAGTAACCTGCTTCGCAACCTCAGTAAAGCCGTTCGCCGGCGGAGCGACGGCAACAGGCATAGGCGTCGGTGACGGATCATTGGAAGCATAGGACGTAGTGAGTGAGTGGTCGCCCCAGATGAGGGCACCGCTCACCAGACCGATTCCAATCACGGAACCGATGGTACGATACGGATACGATAACATGACTTCCTCCATGTGAAGATGTGGATGAAATAATCGACGGAGAACGAGTTCATGACTGCAAGGGTGTTTGCCGGTTTCGAGTACAAAAGCTAACAACCGGTAATGAGAGGGAGATTAATCGGGGATTAAACTTCGCTAACAGGGTTGTTGACGAACTATTGCAGGCTGTTCCAAAAGGCCGTCCGGCAAGGCCGCAGCGAGGTCCGCGACGCGAAGAATAGTGAGCGTCACGTCTGCGGACGGGCGCGAGCCGGTGAGCGCCCAGTGTCTTAGAGGGCGAGGCGTATCTTTCTCACCCGACCCACCCCGAGCTGCTCTTAGCAGCTCTTGCCCGGTGGTACGTTGAGTCTCTGAGCGATGCGAGAACACCGCTGGCGGCCTTTTTCTAATGGGATGGACTCCCCCATTTCGATACGATGGGCTCCACCGGAACGACGGTGCGAACCCACCACTACCAGAAGGAGGGAGTCCACATGATACAGATCACACGCATGGGAATTGATGTGGCCAAGCATGTCTTCCAGCTCCACGGCGTCGATGGCCGAGGTCATACCGTGGTGCGCCGCCGCCTCGCGCGGACCCAGCTGTGCACGTTCTTCGCTCAGCTCCGACCTTGTCTCGTGGGAATCGAAGCCTGGGGCAGTGCGCATTACTGGGCGCGGGAGTTGCGGGCACTCGGCCATGACGTGCGGCTGATCGCACCCCAGTTCGTCGCGCCGTATCGGAAGAACGACAAGAATGATGGGAACGATGCCGAGGCCATCTGCGAAGCGGTCGGGCGGCCCCCCATGCGGTTTGTGCCGGTCAAGGACGTGGGGCAGCAGGCGGTGTTGACCGTCCATCGGGCACGACAACTTCTGGTGGCGGAACGGACCGCCTTGGTCAACCAAACCCGCGGGTTGCTGGCCGAATACGGGCTCATCGTGTCCACCGGCGTTGGGAAGTTGCGGCATGCACTGCCCGAGCTGCTGGAGTCGCCAGCGCTGCCGGTGCTGGCTCGTGAAGTCTTCGCCGATCTGGCCGATCGCCTGCGGGCACTGGACGAGCGGATTATTACCTATGATCGTCGTGTGGCGCCGGTCGCTCGTCAGACGGAGCCCGCGCAGCGGCTGATGCAGGTCCCCGGCGTGGGACCGGTCACCGCCACAGCGCTGGTGGCCACAGTCGGCGATGCCTGCGCCTTCAAGAACGGCCGTCAGTTTGCGGCGTGGCTGGGGTTGGTCCCCCGGCAACATTCCAGTGGCGGTACCCGGCGGCTGGGTCGAATCACTAAGCGGGGGGATGTGTACCTCCGCACGTTGTTGATTCACGGCGCGCGCGCTGTCATGCGGCAGTTGACTCGGCGTGCCGATACCACGAGCCGCTGGGTCACAGCGCTCAAGGCCCGGCGCGGGTTCAATAAAGCGGTGGTCGCCCTGGCCGCCAAGCAGGCTCGCATCGTGTGGGCGTTGCTGGCCACGGGCCGACCCTATCAGTCTGCAGTCGCAGGCCCCTGAGCGGAAGCGAGGGAACGAGGGCTCGTCGGGATGACGGAGGGCGAGGCTCATGAGCTGATGGTATGACCGGTCGGACCGGCGCCGGGGAACCCTGCTAGCAGGACTGGCCATCACAGGCCGCTTTTCTGATGAGGACTCGGTGCGCGAATGTCCATCAGGGCCCGAACCCGAAGATGGGTTCACGAGGAGACCGAATATATGCGTGCAGTCAGACCTTCTTGCCATAACTCGTGACCTTGCATTGAAGGGGGAGTCCATATAAACAGCCTGCTAAGCAGCGGGATGAGCGAGCGGCAACACAACCGTGAAGGACGATCCCTGGCCAAGTTCGCTTTTGACTTCTACTCGGCCCTTGTGCAGATCGGCGATCCAGGAACAAATGGCGAGGCCGAGACCCGTCCCTTTCTTTGTGTGCGCGCGGGCGACATCGGTACGGAAAAACCGCTGAAAAATCCGCTTGTGGTCAGCCGGGGCGATGCCGATCCCGTGGTCTGTGACCGACAGTCGAGCCTCTCGACCGTCATTCAACAGCGAAATCTCGACCTTTCCGCCCGGGTACGAATACTTCATCGCATTCTCGACCAGATTGAGCAGCAACTCGCGAAGCCGCAAGTCGTCGCCCTGCACAACCGCCGGCATAACCGTTCCCAGTACAACCTCGATATTTCGTTCTTGTCCGAGCAGGGTGGCCTGGCGATGAATATCTTCGACGAGAGACTCCATTGCAACGGGCAACGACTCCATTTTGACTTCCCCCATGTCGGCACGGGAAAGGAACAACAGTTCGTCGACGATTCTGGTCATTCGATCAATTTCTTCCAAATTGCTCTCAAGCACCGACTTATAGTCTTCGACTGCACGAGGCCGCCGCAGAACCAAGTCCGTTTCGCCTTTCATCACCGTGAGAGGGGTCCGCAGCTCATGCGACGCGTCACTGGTAAATTGACGGATTTGGCGGAACGAGACATCCAGCCGGCCGATCATATTGTTGAAGATGGCGGCCAAGCGACCGATTTCGTCGTGAGCCGCCGGCATGCTGAGGCGCTGGCTGAGATCTCCCGCGGCAATGCGTTGTGCGGCAAGGGTGATCTTATCGACAGGACGTAACGCTCGTCCCGCCAGAAACCATCCTCCGGCGAGAGAAACGGTCAGGGCGATCGGGATTGCCACCACAAGCAGAATCAGGAATCGACGGAGGGTCTCGCCGACCGATTCCATCGACGTGCCTACTTGCACGATATACAAGAGATTGCCCCGATACATAATCGGCACGGAGATCAGCCGCAATGGAGGTTCATTGGGATATTTGGCTGACTCAAAAATGCTCTGTCCGGCAAACGCGGTATCGAGGGCGGTCCGGCTGAGCGGCACTTCATGCTGTTTAATGTTGGGAGAACGGATCGAGATGGTGCCTGAGGGGCTGAAGATCTGGAAAAACTTATCGATGCGCGTCAGTTCAGGAAATTGAGAGAGCAGTTCCTCTTCATTGATCAAAGGGAGAAACCCTCGGGCTTCGAGTGAACGCACAGCCGTAGTCGCCGTTTCTTCCAGGGATTGATCGACGGCATCACGCAAATTACGTGCGGTTATGGCGTACAGAACCACGGAGAAAATCATCAAGACCACGGCAAGGGCTGTCCCGTACCAAAGGGTCAGCCGAACACGCAAGGGCATGAAGACATTCCTGGGCTGAGGTTGAGGTTAAGGTTAAGGTTGAGCGCCGGTCCGGCTCTGCGCTGAGCCTCGACCCTCAGCCTTCCAGCGAATCCCGCTAATCGGCCTTCAGCATATACCCGCTACCGCGAATGGTATGGATCAATTTCTTGGTTCGGCCTCGATCGATTTTATTCCGAAGGTAATTGACATAGACATCAATGACGTTGGTGAAGGTATCGAAGTCTTGATTCCACACGTGTTCGGAGATCATGGGTCTGGTGAGCACGCGACCGGTATGGCGCATCAAATATTCAAGCAACGCGTACTCTTTCAGCGTCAAATCGATGCGTTGTCCCCCTCGGGTTACGTCACGGGTCGCCGGGTTGAGAATCAGATCGTCCACTTGAAGGAGTCCCGGACTTTCGGATGCCCCACGTCGCAACAGGGCCCGAACACGCGCCAAGAGTTCATCGATCGCAAACGGTTTGGTCAGGTAATCGTCGGCACCGGCATCCAGTCCTTTGACCCGCTGATCGATTTGGGATTGAGCCGAGAGGATCAACACCGGTGTGTGGATCCGTTCGCGGCGAATATTCTTCAATACATCCAAACCGGACATGGACGGCAACATCACGTCGACGACCAGGAGATCATAATTGATCGCCAGAGCCATCTCCAACCCCTTGGCTCCGTCCTCACAGAGATCGACGGCATAGCTTTCTTCTTCTAACGCTCGCTTAATAAAACAGCCGACTTTGGTTTCATCTTCTATGACAAGCACCCGCATACACACTCCAACAAATGTTGAATGGCGCGTAATTATACCAGACCGATGGATGTGAATCTTGCAGCGTACGGATACTTTCGATCGTTCACGAAGCCGTGACTAGGTCGAATCGCCGGGGAAGGTCTGTTCCAGAGAGGTAATCATGGGCTTGCCGTCGCGGATATTGAGGACCAGCGTTTCTTCGCCTTCCGTCTTGAATTCACGATTGGCTTGCCGAAGCGTCTCTGTCGACTTGAAAGACACTTTCGCGCTCCGCTCATCCGAGGCCAACGAGACGGATGTATTCGTACGAGAAAAGTCATTGGCGCTGGGAAAGGCGAAACTCATGGCGAGAGTCTTCCGATATTCTTCCCGCGTCAGCAGAGCCATTTGTTGTTGGGGGCCATGTTTCAAATGTATGGTGATCGTCGCGTCGTAAGTCATATGGCGCATGACGCCGTCGACATCCTTTCGCCGAACAGCCTCGTCGAGTGCGTTGAGAAGAAGGTCGATCCCTTCCCGAGTCAGACGGACATCGGGCTGAAAAGGCTTCGACCGCGAATCTATGAGGCCCACGCCGGGCTTATTTGTCGGTAAATGGGGAGCCACAAGCTCCGTCACCGGACTCTGGTTCTTGAAAATCGCGTATCCCGCGTATCCGACGCCGACCACGGTCATGAAAACAAGCACCATGACGACCGCCTTTACCATGGAGAACCTCTGCGGTATTCCTTCTCTATTCTTTCATCGAGGCCGGCTTCGGGACAACTATAGGTCAACTCTCCGAACTGAGGCATGAACTAACAATAGCGTGAATTATGCGAAAAGCAATCAAAGCCGGCTGCTGTGCAAGATGATATACGCCGCTGAGTACGTTCCGAATCCAAATGGTTGCTTCAGACAAGGTCTTCCCCGCAACCGAGCTCTTGTAACGACGACCATGAAATCATCTCCAAAACGCGAGTCCTGGTCTCTTGGAAAAAGAGCTGAGAGCGTGGTACGTTGCCTTATTGGCAGGGGTATGACGCAACCACCTCTGCGAAGCAACCAGAGGGGGTAGCCGGCTCCATGACCACTCAGAATTGGCTCCAACCGACTGATGATTTTGTTCATCGACATCTGGGGCTCACAAAGGCCGATATTCAAGAAATGCTGGCCGTGTTGAGTCTCCCCTCGCTCGACACGTTGACCGATGCGGCCATTCCCCCCGACCTTCGTTTACGTCGATCCCTTGACCTTCCGGCCGGCGACGGCGAACAGGCCGTCCTGACCCGCCTGAACAGCATCGCATCCCAAAATAAGGTCTATCGATCGCTGATCGGCATGGGATACTACGATTGCGTGACTCCGGGAGTAATTCAACGCAATATTCTAGAAAATCCGGCATGGTATACGCAATACACCCCATACCAAGCCGAGATCTCCCAAGGCCGCTTAGAAGCGCTCGTAAACTTCCAGACCATGGTGGCAGACTTGACTGGTCTGCCGCTGGCCAATGCCTCGCTGCTGGATGAAGCGACCGCGGCAGCCGAAGCGATGGCGATGTGTTACACGATCGCCCGCAACGCAGGAGAGGAACGAAAGGAATTTTTTGTTTCGCGCGACTGCCATCCACAAACTTTGGCGGTGTTGCAGACCAGGGCCGAACCTCTGGGTCTTGTCATCAAGACCGGTCTTGCCTCGTCCGTTGATTATTCGCGTCCTCAGCTCTGCGGCATTCTGTTGCAGTACCCGGCTACGGACGGCTATGTGGGTGATTTCAGCGCATTGGCCGCGCAGGCTCATGAGGCCGGTGTTCGAGTGGCTGTTGCGACCGACCTTCTCGCCTTGACCTTGCTCCGCTCGCCCGGAGAATTCGGCGCTGATATCGCCGTTGGTTCGACACAACGGTTCGGTGTCCCGATCGGCTTCGGTGGACCCCATGCCGCGTTTCTCGCCACCAGAGAAGAGTACAAACGGCAGGTGCCGGGCCGCCTCGTCGGTATCTCAAAAGATGTGACCGGCAAACCGGCCATTAGGCTTTCACTTCAGACTCGGGAGCAACACATTCGACGGGAGAAGGCCACCAGCAATATTTGTACGGCTCAAGTCTTGTTGGCCGTCATGGCCGCCATGTATACGGTGTACCATGGGCCGGACGGGCTGCGTCGGATCGCCGAACGTGTGCACGGTCTCACATTGCTGCTGGCTGAAGGTCTGCGTCGACTCGGATTCGATGTCCTACCGAAAGTCTTCTTCGATACGGTTCGTATACCATTATCCAAGGCCCAAGCGGATCAGATTGCGACGCGCGCGGATGCACAAAGAATCAATTTGCGACGCTATGAAGACGGCTCGATCGGCATCTCGCTCGACGAAGTCAGCTCCGAGGAGGAAGTCCAGCGCCTCCTGCACATCTTTGTCGGTCATGATCACCTGCCGTTCCACCTCTCCGATCTCGCTGCGGTCATCGATCTCAACTACTCTTCCATCTTAGCTAGAACCAGTAAATACCTGACGCACGAGGTTTTCCATCGCTATCATTCCGAGCACGAGATGCTCCGCTATCTTCATAGGTTGCAAGCCAAAGACCTGTCCCTTGTCCATTCGATGATCCCGCTGGGTTCCTGCACGATGAAACTCAATGCTACCGCTGAAATGCTGCCGGTGAGCTGGCCGGAGTTCGCTCACCTGCATCCTTTCGCGCCGGCTGAGCAAACGCTTGGCTATCGAACCTTGTTTGGACAGCTCGAATCATGGCTGGCAGAAATTGCCGGATTTTCGGCCTTCTCGCTTCAACCGAACGCGGGCTCTCAGGGAGAATATGCGGGTCTAATGGTAATCCGGGCCTATCATCGATCGAAGGGAGAAACACACCGAGACGTCTGCTTGATTCCTGTATCGGCCCACGGCACGAACCCCGCCAGCGCCGCCATGGTCGGCATGGAGGTTGTCGTCGTCGCGTGCGATCGGAATGGAAATGTTGATATCGACGATCTGGAGACCAAGGCCGCTCAGTATCGAGATCGATTGTCGGCTCTGATGCTCACGTATCCCTCCACCCACGGAGTATTTGAGGCAGGCGTCAGACGTATTTGTCAAATCGTCCATACCCATGGTGGTCAAGTCTATATCGACGGGGCCAACATGAATGCCATGGTGGGCCTTTGCCGTCTGGGCGACATCGGGGCCGATGTCTGCCATCTCAACCTCCATAAGACGTTTTGCATTCCCCATGGGGGTGGAGGACCTGGCGTGGGGCCGATCGGAGTGGCACGACATCTCGTGCCGTTTCTTCCTGGACATCCAGTGGTCCAGCTTGGTACGCCTCAAGCCATCGGTCCTGTCTCGGCGGCTCCGTTCGGCAGTCCGAGCATCCTTCCGATTTCCTGGGTGTACATTGCGTTGATGGGCCGTGACGGATTGACCAAAGCCACACAGGTGGCCATCCTCAATGCCAATTACATGGCCAAGCGGTTGGAAAAGCATTACTCCATTTTGTACAAAGGAGACTCCGGACTGGTGGCTCATGAGTTCATCCTCGATCTACGTGAATTCAAGGAAAGTGCCGGCATCGAGGCGATGGATGTCGCCAAGCGATTGATGGACTACGGCTTCCATGCGCCGACCGTTTCATTCCCGGTGGTCGGCACGCTCATGATTGAACCGACCGAAAGTGAATCCAAGAGCGAACTCGATCGGTTCTGCGAAGCCCTCATCCTCATCCGTGCCGAGATTCAAGAGATTGTCGACGGACGCCAACCGCGAACGAACAATGTGCTGAAGAATGCGCCTCATACCGCCGCGATCGTGACGGCCACGGAGTGGAATCGCCCCTATAGCCGGGAACAAGCGGTCTTTCCGGCCCCTTGGCTCAGAAGCAGCAAGTTCTGGCCGAGCGTCAGCCGCATCGATGAGGCCTACGGCGATCGCCATCTCATCTGCAGTTGTCCTCCCATGGAGAGCTATCAGCCCTAACAGGATCGTCTCCTTTATTGCTGCTGTCCCTGAGTCCGCTGGAATGGTCCGATCACTCCTTGCCTACCTTTCTGGCAAACAGTAGAGTAAAGCTGTCAGCTCTGACCCGGAGGTTCGTATGAACGATGTTGGACGTCGCGGCTTTCTGGTGCGTACGGGTTTGGCCTTGAGTGCAGCGGTGCTGGCAGGTGCGTACGACCCAACTTTTGCCGATCAGCAGTCCCCGCAGAGCCGGTTCAAGAATTGGGATGATTTGCGGGCGCAGTTCCTTCTATCTCCGCAGCTCATCCATCTCGCGGCGTTTTTTCTCGCGTCCCATCCTACACCGGTGCGTGAAGCAATCGAACGACATCGCGCTGGTCTTGATGCCGATCCCATCGGCTATTGGCAAGAGCACGAAGAAAAACAAGAAGCGAAGGTCCTTCGTGCCGCGGCCGACTATCTGAGCGTTGAACCAACCGATATCGCCTTGACCGACAGCACGACCATGGGTTTGGGGTTGCTCTATGGGGGATTGGCACTTCGCAAGGGACAGGAAATTCTGACAACGACACACGACCATTATTCGACGGAGATTTCTTTGCGCCTTCGTGCCGAACGCACGGGTGCCTCCGTGCGGCAGATCACCCTCTACCGTTCACTCAAAACAATGTCCCGTGACGAGATCGTCGATTCTCTGCGAAAAGGTGTCACCCCCGCAACACGCATTGTGGCCGTCACCTGGGTTCATTCCAGCACGGGGCTTAAGCTGCCGATTCAGGAGATGGCTCAGGCCATTCAATCCATCAATCGCTCACGAGGTGAGCAGGATCATGTCATCTTCTGTGTGGATGGAGTTCACGCGTTGGGAGTCGAAGATTTCCGACTGAGGGAGCTCGGCTGCGACTTTCTGATCGCCGGAACCCACAAATGGATGTTCGGGCCACGTGGAACCGGTCTTGTCTGGGGCAGTCCAAAAGCCTGGCCGATCGCACAGGCGATCATTCCGACTTTTAACTCTCGCGCTTTCGATCAATGGATAGAGCACGGTTCGTCGGGCAATCTGCCCCA from Nitrospira sp. includes the following:
- a CDS encoding Mobile element protein; amino-acid sequence: MEITDAQYRHIAPCLPTPRGNVTLDNRHVLNAILYVAEQGCKWRALPKRFGNWHTIYTRMNRWSKSGVLDRVFAQLQHTQIIRVKIEAVALDSTIVKVHPDGTGALKKTARKPLAGPVADGRPRFIWLPRMLERP
- a CDS encoding HtrA protease/chaperone protein, producing MLSYPYRTIGSVIGIGLVSGALIWGDHSLTTSYASNDPSPTPMPVAVAPPANGFTEVAKQVTPAVVNITTVMTEKVSDGFSVPDELRDRMEEFFRKPFGPQGRGPSDPFEHRGPRRGQGSGVIISSDGYILTNNHVIAKAREVNVTLPDKREFKGKIVGADPKSDLAVVKIDAQDLPAVLWGDASKLQVGEYVLAVGNPFGLNSTVTLGIVSAVGRGHMGITQYEDFIQTDAAINPGNSGGALVNTKGELVGINTAIFSQTGGYQGVGFAVSTTMAKPIYESLVKSGKVVRGFLGIGIQDLNQDLAKSFNIKDSKGALISDVKEDSPAEQAGLKQGDVIIQYDGIPVEDGVALQRLVTKTSVGTKVLLKVIRDGQEREMTVRIGEQPDETKVAKMEKAEADVALSGFAIKDLDQETAKELGLNGKRGVVVTRVAPDSGAEKAGLMPGDVIREINRQPIKSVKDFEKVSSDVKKGGNVLILVTRRGNSLFLSAKV
- a CDS encoding Mobile element protein, translating into MIQITRMGIDVAKHVFQLHGVDGRGHTVVRRRLARTQLCTFFAQLRPCLVGIEAWGSAHYWARELRALGHDVRLIAPQFVAPYRKNDKNDGNDAEAICEAVGRPPMRFVPVKDVGQQAVLTVHRARQLLVAERTALVNQTRGLLAEYGLIVSTGVGKLRHALPELLESPALPVLAREVFADLADRLRALDERIITYDRRVAPVARQTEPAQRLMQVPGVGPVTATALVATVGDACAFKNGRQFAAWLGLVPRQHSSGGTRRLGRITKRGDVYLRTLLIHGARAVMRQLTRRADTTSRWVTALKARRGFNKAVVALAAKQARIVWALLATGRPYQSAVAGP
- a CDS encoding Two-component system sensor histidine kinase, with translation MPLRVRLTLWYGTALAVVLMIFSVVLYAITARNLRDAVDQSLEETATTAVRSLEARGFLPLINEEELLSQFPELTRIDKFFQIFSPSGTISIRSPNIKQHEVPLSRTALDTAFAGQSIFESAKYPNEPPLRLISVPIMYRGNLLYIVQVGTSMESVGETLRRFLILLVVAIPIALTVSLAGGWFLAGRALRPVDKITLAAQRIAAGDLSQRLSMPAAHDEIGRLAAIFNNMIGRLDVSFRQIRQFTSDASHELRTPLTVMKGETDLVLRRPRAVEDYKSVLESNLEEIDRMTRIVDELLFLSRADMGEVKMESLPVAMESLVEDIHRQATLLGQERNIEVVLGTVMPAVVQGDDLRLRELLLNLVENAMKYSYPGGKVEISLLNDGREARLSVTDHGIGIAPADHKRIFQRFFRTDVARAHTKKGTGLGLAICSWIADLHKGRVEVKSELGQGSSFTVVLPLAHPAA
- a CDS encoding Two-component transcriptional response regulator, OmpR family, translated to MRVLVIEDETKVGCFIKRALEEESYAVDLCEDGAKGLEMALAINYDLLVVDVMLPSMSGLDVLKNIRRERIHTPVLILSAQSQIDQRVKGLDAGADDYLTKPFAIDELLARVRALLRRGASESPGLLQVDDLILNPATRDVTRGGQRIDLTLKEYALLEYLMRHTGRVLTRPMISEHVWNQDFDTFTNVIDVYVNYLRNKIDRGRTKKLIHTIRGSGYMLKAD
- a CDS encoding Glycine dehydrogenase [decarboxylating] (glycine cleavage system P protein), whose translation is MTTQNWLQPTDDFVHRHLGLTKADIQEMLAVLSLPSLDTLTDAAIPPDLRLRRSLDLPAGDGEQAVLTRLNSIASQNKVYRSLIGMGYYDCVTPGVIQRNILENPAWYTQYTPYQAEISQGRLEALVNFQTMVADLTGLPLANASLLDEATAAAEAMAMCYTIARNAGEERKEFFVSRDCHPQTLAVLQTRAEPLGLVIKTGLASSVDYSRPQLCGILLQYPATDGYVGDFSALAAQAHEAGVRVAVATDLLALTLLRSPGEFGADIAVGSTQRFGVPIGFGGPHAAFLATREEYKRQVPGRLVGISKDVTGKPAIRLSLQTREQHIRREKATSNICTAQVLLAVMAAMYTVYHGPDGLRRIAERVHGLTLLLAEGLRRLGFDVLPKVFFDTVRIPLSKAQADQIATRADAQRINLRRYEDGSIGISLDEVSSEEEVQRLLHIFVGHDHLPFHLSDLAAVIDLNYSSILARTSKYLTHEVFHRYHSEHEMLRYLHRLQAKDLSLVHSMIPLGSCTMKLNATAEMLPVSWPEFAHLHPFAPAEQTLGYRTLFGQLESWLAEIAGFSAFSLQPNAGSQGEYAGLMVIRAYHRSKGETHRDVCLIPVSAHGTNPASAAMVGMEVVVVACDRNGNVDIDDLETKAAQYRDRLSALMLTYPSTHGVFEAGVRRICQIVHTHGGQVYIDGANMNAMVGLCRLGDIGADVCHLNLHKTFCIPHGGGGPGVGPIGVARHLVPFLPGHPVVQLGTPQAIGPVSAAPFGSPSILPISWVYIALMGRDGLTKATQVAILNANYMAKRLEKHYSILYKGDSGLVAHEFILDLREFKESAGIEAMDVAKRLMDYGFHAPTVSFPVVGTLMIEPTESESKSELDRFCEALILIRAEIQEIVDGRQPRTNNVLKNAPHTAAIVTATEWNRPYSREQAVFPAPWLRSSKFWPSVSRIDEAYGDRHLICSCPPMESYQP
- a CDS encoding Aminotransferase, class V, whose amino-acid sequence is MNDVGRRGFLVRTGLALSAAVLAGAYDPTFADQQSPQSRFKNWDDLRAQFLLSPQLIHLAAFFLASHPTPVREAIERHRAGLDADPIGYWQEHEEKQEAKVLRAAADYLSVEPTDIALTDSTTMGLGLLYGGLALRKGQEILTTTHDHYSTEISLRLRAERTGASVRQITLYRSLKTMSRDEIVDSLRKGVTPATRIVAVTWVHSSTGLKLPIQEMAQAIQSINRSRGEQDHVIFCVDGVHALGVEDFRLRELGCDFLIAGTHKWMFGPRGTGLVWGSPKAWPIAQAIIPTFNSRAFDQWIEHGSSGNLPQSIYMTPGGFHSFEHRWALDEAFKLHQAIGKSRVTQRIFELNQQLKQGLTAMPHVTLHTPVSQDLSAGIVCFEVGGMTPRQIVEKLRQRGIVGSVTPYATQYARLAPSLLNSPQDIETTLGEIRNLRSS